A single region of the Microlunatus panaciterrae genome encodes:
- a CDS encoding cryptochrome/photolyase family protein yields MNATQEPASGPALVWFRDDLRLSDQPALLAAVDSGRPVCCVFVLDESSEGIRPLGGASRWWLHQSLRSLADDLERAGSGLVLRRGPAADVIAELVGETGATAIHWNRRYGEAERAVDERIKERCRGEGLEAHSHNASLLFEPWEVSTKSGSPYSVFTPFWRACREQRPPSEPLPAVRRIDGWDQRVPSEDLDSWRLQPTTPDWAGGLRETWEPGERGAARRLRDMVDGLPGYAEGRDRPDQSATSRLSPHLRWGEIGPRQVWHTMMAADDSEAASGFLRELCWREFAYHVLFHHPRLSTENLQRKFDAFPWPPLDEDALRAWQQGRTGYPLVDAGMRELWHSGYMHNRVRMVTASFLTKNLLIDWRIGEAWFWDTLVDADPANNAFNWQWVAGSGADASPYFRVFNPETQRSKFDPDDRYVASWVPDLGTDDYPAPLVDLKESREAALAAYQQVRG; encoded by the coding sequence ATGAACGCCACTCAGGAACCAGCCTCCGGACCGGCACTGGTCTGGTTCCGGGATGACCTGAGGCTGTCGGACCAACCGGCACTGCTGGCTGCCGTCGACTCCGGACGGCCGGTCTGCTGTGTGTTCGTGCTGGACGAGTCGAGTGAGGGCATCCGCCCGCTCGGCGGTGCCAGCCGATGGTGGCTGCACCAGAGCCTCCGCTCGCTGGCCGACGACCTGGAGCGCGCCGGCTCCGGCCTGGTGCTCCGCCGCGGCCCGGCAGCCGACGTGATCGCCGAGCTGGTCGGCGAGACGGGCGCGACGGCCATCCACTGGAACCGGCGCTACGGGGAGGCCGAGCGCGCCGTGGACGAGCGGATCAAGGAACGCTGCCGGGGCGAGGGGCTCGAGGCGCACAGCCACAACGCGAGTCTGCTGTTCGAGCCCTGGGAGGTCAGCACCAAGTCCGGGTCGCCGTACTCGGTCTTCACCCCGTTCTGGCGGGCCTGCCGGGAGCAGCGGCCGCCATCGGAGCCTCTTCCGGCGGTCCGCCGGATCGACGGCTGGGACCAGCGGGTGCCGAGCGAGGACTTGGACAGCTGGCGGCTGCAGCCGACCACACCGGACTGGGCCGGTGGACTCCGAGAGACCTGGGAGCCCGGTGAGAGAGGTGCCGCCCGTCGTCTCCGTGACATGGTCGATGGGCTGCCCGGCTACGCCGAGGGTCGGGACCGACCGGACCAGTCGGCCACCTCCAGGCTCTCTCCGCACCTGCGCTGGGGCGAGATCGGCCCTCGACAGGTGTGGCACACCATGATGGCGGCGGACGACTCCGAAGCTGCGTCCGGGTTCCTGCGCGAGCTGTGCTGGCGCGAGTTCGCCTACCACGTCCTGTTCCACCACCCGCGCCTCTCCACCGAGAACCTGCAGCGCAAGTTCGACGCCTTCCCCTGGCCGCCACTGGATGAGGATGCGTTGCGGGCCTGGCAGCAGGGCCGGACCGGGTACCCCCTGGTGGACGCTGGGATGCGGGAACTGTGGCACAGCGGCTACATGCACAACCGGGTGCGGATGGTCACAGCCTCGTTCCTCACCAAGAACCTGCTGATCGACTGGCGGATCGGCGAGGCCTGGTTCTGGGACACCCTTGTCGACGCCGATCCGGCGAACAACGCCTTCAACTGGCAGTGGGTGGCCGGCTCCGGCGCGGACGCCTCGCCCTACTTCCGGGTCTTCAACCCCGAGACGCAGCGCAGCAAGTTCGATCCGGATGACCGCTACGTCGCCAGCTGGGTCCCCGATCTCGGCACCGACGACTACCCGGCGCCGCTCGTCGATCTCAAGGAGAGCCGCGAGGCGGCGCTCGCCGCCTATCAGCAGGTCCGCGGCTAG